In a single window of the Blastopirellula retiformator genome:
- the acs gene encoding acetate--CoA ligase → MANETSGRIDNVMQEARVFPPTPEFQAKAAISSMEQYQQMWDEAKADPPAFWDEIAKTDLHWFEPYRKTLEWNEPFAKWFVDGKTNASYNCLDRHLTTERRDKPAIIWEGEPGDTRTLTYAELHSEVCRFANGLKSLGIQQGDVVSIYMPMTPELAIAMLACARIGAIHSVIFAGFSAEAIADRNHDASARLMLTSDGAWRRGKELSLKATVDEALAKSPTVEKCVVLKRIGNDINMQDGRDIWWHDLIESVNDDCLAEPFDSETPLFILYTSGSTGKPKGIKHTTAGYNLYAKKTFEWVFDHREDDIYWCTADCGWITGHSYVVYGPMAAGATCVMYEGAPNFPDEGRFWELIEKYKVTILYTAPTAIRAFIKWGDEWVDKHDISSLRLLGTVGEGINPEAWMWYHEKIGAGRCPIVDTWWQTETGGIMMSPLPGAIPTKPGSCTKPLPGIIPGIFDENNELCEKNQGGKLTITHPWPGMLRGIWGDEARYKQQYWSSVPHCYLAGDNARIDDDGYYWIMGRIDDVINVSGHRLSTIEVESALVSHPNVAESAVVGRPHDIKGQAIAAFVTLRDAEPSDELKADLKLHVRKEIGALAAPDDIRFTAVLPKTRSGKIMRRLLRDIASGKEVAGDTSTLEDLASLAKLRDED, encoded by the coding sequence ATGGCAAATGAAACGTCAGGTCGCATCGACAATGTGATGCAAGAGGCCCGTGTATTTCCTCCGACCCCGGAATTCCAGGCCAAAGCCGCCATTAGCTCGATGGAGCAATATCAGCAGATGTGGGACGAGGCGAAGGCCGATCCCCCCGCATTCTGGGACGAAATTGCTAAGACCGACCTTCATTGGTTTGAGCCGTATCGCAAGACCTTGGAGTGGAACGAGCCGTTCGCCAAGTGGTTTGTCGACGGAAAAACGAACGCGTCGTACAACTGCTTGGATCGTCATCTGACGACGGAGCGCCGCGACAAGCCCGCGATCATCTGGGAAGGGGAGCCCGGCGACACGCGGACGCTTACCTACGCCGAGTTGCACAGCGAAGTCTGCCGCTTCGCCAACGGGCTGAAGAGCCTGGGCATTCAGCAAGGAGACGTCGTCTCGATCTACATGCCGATGACGCCGGAACTGGCGATCGCGATGCTGGCGTGTGCCCGGATTGGCGCGATTCACTCGGTGATCTTCGCCGGGTTCTCGGCCGAAGCGATCGCCGATCGCAACCATGACGCCAGCGCTCGCTTGATGCTGACCTCCGATGGCGCTTGGCGTCGCGGGAAAGAACTGTCGCTAAAGGCGACCGTCGATGAAGCGCTGGCCAAATCGCCGACCGTGGAAAAGTGCGTGGTGCTGAAGCGCATCGGCAACGATATCAACATGCAGGACGGCCGCGACATCTGGTGGCACGACCTGATCGAAAGCGTCAATGACGATTGCCTGGCTGAACCGTTCGACAGCGAGACCCCGCTGTTTATCCTCTACACCAGCGGATCGACCGGCAAGCCGAAGGGGATCAAGCACACCACCGCAGGCTACAACCTGTACGCCAAGAAGACGTTTGAATGGGTCTTTGATCATCGCGAAGACGACATCTATTGGTGCACCGCCGACTGCGGCTGGATCACCGGTCACAGCTATGTCGTCTATGGCCCGATGGCCGCTGGCGCGACTTGCGTAATGTACGAAGGCGCCCCGAACTTCCCCGACGAAGGTCGCTTCTGGGAACTGATCGAGAAGTACAAAGTCACGATTCTGTATACCGCTCCGACGGCGATTCGCGCCTTCATCAAATGGGGCGATGAGTGGGTCGACAAGCACGACATTTCTAGCCTGCGACTGCTGGGAACCGTCGGCGAAGGGATCAACCCAGAAGCTTGGATGTGGTACCACGAGAAGATTGGCGCGGGTCGCTGCCCGATCGTCGATACCTGGTGGCAAACCGAAACTGGGGGCATCATGATGTCTCCGCTGCCGGGCGCCATTCCGACCAAACCGGGCAGCTGCACCAAGCCGCTTCCCGGCATTATCCCCGGCATTTTCGACGAGAACAACGAACTCTGCGAGAAGAACCAAGGGGGCAAGCTGACGATCACCCATCCGTGGCCCGGCATGCTCCGCGGCATCTGGGGTGACGAAGCTCGCTACAAACAACAGTACTGGAGCAGCGTTCCGCACTGCTACCTAGCTGGCGACAATGCCCGCATTGATGACGACGGCTACTACTGGATCATGGGCCGGATCGACGACGTGATCAACGTCTCGGGCCATCGCCTGTCGACGATCGAAGTTGAAAGCGCTCTGGTTTCGCATCCCAACGTCGCCGAGTCGGCCGTGGTTGGTCGCCCGCACGACATCAAAGGTCAGGCGATCGCCGCCTTCGTCACGCTTCGCGACGCCGAGCCGAGCGACGAACTGAAAGCCGACCTGAAGCTGCACGTCCGCAAAGAGATCGGCGCCCTGGCGGCGCCGGACGACATTCGCTTTACCGCGGTGTTGCCGAAGACCCGTAGCGGCAAAATCATGCGACGTTTGCTGCGGGATATCGCCTCGGGCAAAGAGGTGGCTGGCGATACGTCGACATTGGAAGATCTCGCTTCGCTCGCCAAACTGCGCGACGAAGACTAA
- a CDS encoding 3-keto-disaccharide hydrolase, whose protein sequence is MRKQMGKFAARFPMGIMALVLLSTSVCWASPFDSGPDQSETQLFNQRDLQGWRPAICCDAERLTPAERELLSDLAAQDMNVHWQAAFGILQYDGRGKPIETERQFGPCILSFQWKCDPCSTATIGLPGDWSVVIGDAHSDGADERRSSGAIYCGCRRMVEPLRCTDQPLGEWNHMTIRVRQHQIDVWLNGCRIAIADNIKLNEQGSITIDGGPAPLYLRHVTLQSLEDHPSRESKTQLP, encoded by the coding sequence ATGCGCAAGCAAATGGGCAAATTCGCTGCGCGTTTCCCGATGGGGATTATGGCGCTCGTCTTGTTGTCGACGAGCGTCTGCTGGGCCTCTCCGTTCGATAGCGGGCCAGACCAATCGGAAACGCAACTCTTCAACCAGCGCGACCTGCAGGGATGGCGTCCGGCAATCTGTTGCGACGCCGAGCGGCTTACTCCGGCGGAGCGCGAGCTGCTGTCGGATCTGGCCGCGCAAGATATGAACGTTCACTGGCAAGCCGCCTTCGGCATCTTGCAGTACGACGGGCGCGGCAAGCCGATCGAAACCGAGCGCCAGTTCGGCCCTTGCATCTTGTCCTTCCAATGGAAGTGCGATCCCTGTTCGACGGCGACGATTGGTTTGCCGGGCGACTGGAGCGTGGTCATTGGCGACGCCCATAGCGATGGCGCCGACGAGCGTCGATCATCGGGCGCGATCTACTGCGGTTGTCGCCGCATGGTCGAACCGCTTCGCTGCACCGATCAACCGCTGGGCGAGTGGAACCACATGACGATTCGCGTTCGCCAGCATCAGATCGACGTCTGGCTCAACGGCTGTCGCATCGCGATCGCCGACAACATCAAGCTGAACGAACAAGGTTCGATCACCATCGACGGAGGCCCGGCGCCCCTCTACTTGCGCCACGTAACGCTTCAGTCGCTGGAAGACCACCCTTCGCGTGAGTCAAAAACTCAACTCCCCTAG
- a CDS encoding DUF6807 family protein, which yields MLRWPIAIAFSLLVCTAAVAAPLNLQITASDKDEINVPVTVAVAKSIAGDAKVATIALSNGTEVVGQLTAPSLLSIADAEKDRELTFVLPELASGAEFKGAVDFGDSSGGEQFEWKDEPGKSLDLLYGDKPVLRYMYEALDESSKERRNETFKVYHHVFDLDGENLLTKGPGGLFQHHRGLFYGFNRISYTDDGKKQNADVWHCNNGESQAHIEVVSSQAGPVLGRQLLKIEWRGRNGEAFATELRELTVYHTPKGRLIEFASRLDSQVEDLKLDGDPQHAGFQFRATQHVPDNTAKKTFYIRPDGKGKPGAFRNWPGQQEHVDLPWNVLVFEAFGKTYSTCYLDRPSNPKPARFSERDYGRFGSYFATDVPQDKPLEVNYRVYVTEGEISPEAIAESSASFNQPPQVSIVE from the coding sequence ATGCTCCGTTGGCCAATTGCCATCGCGTTTTCGCTGCTGGTCTGCACAGCAGCTGTCGCCGCGCCGCTGAACCTACAAATCACCGCGTCCGACAAGGACGAGATCAACGTCCCGGTCACCGTCGCCGTTGCCAAGTCGATCGCCGGAGACGCCAAGGTCGCCACCATCGCTTTGTCAAACGGAACCGAAGTGGTCGGCCAGCTGACCGCCCCGAGTCTGCTTTCAATAGCGGACGCCGAGAAGGATCGCGAATTGACCTTCGTCCTGCCCGAGTTGGCCTCTGGCGCCGAGTTCAAAGGCGCCGTCGATTTTGGCGACAGCTCCGGCGGCGAGCAGTTTGAATGGAAAGATGAGCCAGGCAAATCGCTCGACTTGCTCTACGGCGACAAACCGGTCCTGCGTTACATGTACGAAGCGCTCGACGAATCGTCGAAGGAACGCCGCAACGAGACGTTCAAGGTTTATCACCACGTCTTTGACCTGGATGGCGAGAATCTGCTGACCAAAGGCCCCGGCGGTCTCTTCCAACATCATCGCGGGCTGTTTTACGGCTTCAATCGGATCAGCTACACCGATGATGGCAAGAAGCAAAACGCCGACGTCTGGCACTGCAACAACGGTGAGTCGCAAGCGCATATCGAGGTCGTCAGCAGCCAGGCCGGTCCGGTCCTGGGTCGTCAGCTGCTGAAAATCGAGTGGCGTGGTCGCAACGGCGAAGCGTTCGCCACCGAACTGCGTGAGCTGACGGTCTATCACACCCCGAAGGGACGCCTGATCGAGTTCGCCTCGCGACTCGACAGCCAAGTCGAAGACCTGAAGCTGGACGGCGATCCGCAGCACGCCGGTTTCCAGTTCCGGGCAACGCAGCATGTGCCTGACAATACCGCCAAAAAGACGTTCTACATTCGTCCCGACGGCAAAGGAAAGCCAGGTGCGTTCCGCAATTGGCCCGGCCAACAAGAGCATGTCGACCTGCCGTGGAACGTGCTTGTCTTCGAGGCGTTCGGCAAGACCTACTCGACCTGCTATCTCGATCGCCCGAGCAACCCCAAACCAGCTCGCTTCAGCGAACGCGATTATGGACGCTTTGGATCCTACTTTGCGACCGACGTTCCCCAGGACAAGCCGCTGGAGGTCAACTACCGCGTCTACGTGACCGAAGGGGAGATCTCGCCGGAAGCGATCGCCGAGTCGTCCGCCAGTTTCAATCAACCGCCGCAGGTTTCGATCGTTGAGTAA